In Terriglobus sp. TAA 43, a single window of DNA contains:
- a CDS encoding carboxypeptidase regulatory-like domain-containing protein, with the protein MKSWHPFAVRSLTPHFRVLATACVLVCAATSSHAQSDLSGVSGTITDASGAVVNGAEITVTDEATGAEHKTTTNNSGYYTIPSLSPGRYTIRVQAPTFQALTSKGNILDPAVATTANLRLLTGSASETVQVAAQETSIQTDSTVLGRVIDSKQAETLPLSGRNPVTLALLKAGVTSTSGNVSNFQFSTGLGGLNINGGRERDNLITYDGAVAVRVRASGDSVGVVDLENVQEVQILGANYPAEYGRSVGGQVRIITKGGTDRFHGSLYEYLQNPLLNANTWVRNHASANFNPALPQSVKSNYVAPFTYNQFGFSVNGPAYIPHVLPKGKVFFLYSEAFVRYPATNTAPVTVPNPAFRTGDFSSVATHIRDPLAVGICDPKNGGPACFAGNIIPKNRLSPNGVGLLTAFPAPTAGFLVGTQNLLQIAKHPQNQQIDSGNLDIIPTDKDYIRFRLTHFYYFENNPFSAAYDLVPRIFNRPNQTVSLDWVHTFSPNTMNEVLVTAAHGADRLSIDTSTGLYDRTRYGINYPFLFPNGKDLPNKIPTVQFDSSAITTLDGSAYPSHSQGEVFDYADTFTRIIGNHQLRAGVLYERAGENDNDQISGQNSVPGQTNNQNGKFEFSSANPAGTGLDTADAALGIFQSYAEVGQRAETPYRGNMFDFFAQDSWKVSSKLHLDYGVRYSIVRPFYSLWNNIGTFDPAFYSASSAVKIDKNGNPIAGSGDPLNGTVLFGNGFTESAKAHVPLAVSGAADCLFHGLPRGYIDVHYTTFQPRIGVAYAMNSKTVLRSGFGRYMSRQGVSDGVFEGGAPPLQSYAGISGGNADNPGGGAAGSFPTISGRVDRSSPQPEAYVWNVSVERELPFNTVLGVAYVGRRGLHGQFQSNLNQAPAGSVQAAAAAKLNINSYRPYAGYGPITLVSQGSGSAYSGLQVDVNHRFQKGLSFGAAYTFANATDCGSFQKNFLPNFNDPKYLCGTADYDIRQAITINSVAEIPFHSKSRFANEVLGGWQITQIYNFQTGVPLSVTTSTDIAGVGTGGGAQFYSIAPGANLGASGAFSAGTSDQNFWFNPAAFVAPATGTFTPQHNRNILRAPGVENFNAGLLKRFSTFEGQYFTFRFEAFDFPNHPNWSAPDVNPTSSTFGRVTSKTGQRSMQASLRYSF; encoded by the coding sequence ATGAAGTCATGGCACCCGTTTGCAGTTCGTTCGTTAACACCACATTTCAGAGTTCTGGCGACCGCCTGCGTACTGGTGTGCGCAGCGACGTCATCACACGCTCAGTCGGATTTGTCTGGCGTCTCCGGCACAATCACCGACGCTTCAGGGGCAGTGGTGAATGGAGCCGAGATCACCGTTACCGACGAAGCCACAGGAGCGGAGCACAAGACCACAACCAATAACTCGGGCTACTACACCATTCCAAGCCTTTCGCCAGGACGCTACACCATCCGCGTACAGGCACCTACGTTTCAGGCACTCACAAGCAAGGGCAACATCCTTGACCCAGCGGTAGCGACCACTGCCAATCTGCGCCTCCTCACAGGCTCGGCAAGCGAGACAGTGCAGGTCGCCGCACAGGAAACCAGCATCCAGACCGATAGCACCGTGTTGGGCCGCGTCATCGATAGCAAGCAGGCCGAGACGCTTCCACTCAGCGGACGCAACCCCGTAACTCTCGCTCTACTGAAAGCCGGTGTGACAAGCACCAGTGGCAATGTTTCAAACTTTCAGTTCAGCACAGGACTCGGCGGGCTAAATATCAATGGTGGACGTGAGCGTGACAACCTGATCACCTACGACGGCGCCGTTGCTGTGCGCGTTCGCGCCAGCGGCGATTCAGTGGGTGTTGTCGATCTTGAAAACGTGCAGGAAGTTCAGATTCTAGGAGCGAACTATCCTGCCGAGTACGGTCGCTCCGTCGGTGGTCAGGTCCGCATCATCACCAAAGGGGGTACGGATCGATTCCACGGCTCTCTGTATGAATATCTGCAAAACCCTCTGCTGAACGCCAACACCTGGGTACGCAACCATGCCTCTGCAAACTTCAACCCGGCACTCCCCCAGAGTGTGAAGTCCAACTACGTTGCACCGTTCACTTACAACCAGTTCGGTTTCAGTGTGAACGGCCCCGCATACATTCCTCACGTGTTGCCGAAGGGTAAGGTCTTCTTTCTTTACTCAGAAGCTTTCGTTCGCTATCCCGCGACGAATACTGCTCCTGTGACCGTGCCGAATCCGGCTTTTCGTACCGGCGATTTCTCCTCGGTCGCGACACACATTCGTGATCCTCTCGCAGTAGGCATATGCGATCCCAAGAATGGTGGCCCCGCTTGCTTCGCCGGAAACATTATCCCGAAGAATCGGCTTAGCCCCAACGGCGTTGGTTTGCTAACCGCCTTCCCGGCTCCGACAGCAGGATTTCTTGTGGGCACACAGAACCTTCTTCAGATTGCAAAGCACCCACAGAATCAGCAGATCGATAGCGGAAACCTGGACATCATTCCCACCGACAAGGACTACATCCGCTTCCGCCTAACGCATTTCTACTACTTCGAGAACAATCCGTTCTCTGCTGCGTATGATCTTGTCCCGCGCATCTTTAATCGTCCTAACCAAACGGTTTCACTTGATTGGGTCCACACCTTCAGCCCGAACACGATGAATGAAGTTCTGGTTACCGCAGCGCATGGTGCCGATCGTCTCTCGATTGACACCAGCACTGGCCTGTACGACCGCACGCGTTACGGCATCAACTACCCCTTCTTGTTCCCCAATGGGAAGGATCTCCCAAACAAGATCCCAACTGTTCAGTTCGATAGCAGCGCCATTACAACGCTCGACGGCAGCGCGTATCCATCGCACTCTCAAGGCGAAGTGTTTGACTACGCTGATACCTTCACGCGCATCATAGGCAATCATCAGTTGCGTGCTGGTGTGCTGTATGAACGTGCGGGCGAGAACGATAACGACCAGATCTCTGGGCAGAACAGCGTGCCCGGCCAGACGAATAATCAGAACGGTAAGTTTGAATTCTCCAGCGCCAATCCTGCAGGCACAGGTCTGGATACAGCAGACGCTGCGCTCGGCATCTTCCAAAGCTATGCAGAAGTCGGTCAGCGTGCGGAAACTCCCTATCGCGGGAACATGTTCGACTTCTTCGCGCAAGACTCGTGGAAGGTTTCGTCCAAACTGCATCTGGATTATGGCGTTCGCTATTCCATCGTGAGACCGTTCTACAGCCTCTGGAACAACATCGGCACATTTGATCCCGCGTTCTACAGCGCCTCAAGCGCAGTCAAAATCGACAAGAACGGTAATCCCATTGCAGGCTCGGGTGATCCCCTCAACGGCACGGTTCTCTTCGGCAATGGCTTTACCGAAAGCGCAAAGGCACATGTCCCGCTCGCGGTTTCCGGTGCTGCGGACTGCCTGTTTCATGGACTGCCACGCGGCTACATCGATGTGCATTACACCACCTTCCAACCGCGCATTGGTGTTGCCTATGCAATGAATTCCAAGACCGTGTTGCGTTCAGGCTTCGGTCGTTACATGAGCCGGCAAGGTGTATCTGACGGCGTGTTTGAAGGCGGCGCGCCACCGTTGCAGTCCTATGCAGGCATCAGCGGCGGCAATGCAGACAATCCGGGTGGAGGCGCGGCAGGTTCGTTCCCAACAATCTCTGGTCGTGTCGATCGCAGCTCGCCACAACCCGAGGCTTACGTATGGAATGTGTCTGTCGAACGTGAACTTCCCTTCAACACCGTCTTAGGTGTTGCCTATGTGGGACGTCGCGGACTACACGGTCAGTTCCAATCGAATCTGAATCAGGCTCCAGCCGGATCGGTTCAGGCGGCGGCTGCCGCGAAGCTCAATATCAACTCCTATCGTCCCTACGCTGGCTACGGCCCTATCACACTCGTCTCCCAGGGCTCAGGTTCGGCCTATAGCGGCTTGCAGGTCGATGTGAACCATCGCTTCCAAAAGGGTCTCAGCTTCGGCGCAGCCTACACCTTTGCCAACGCCACGGATTGCGGATCGTTCCAGAAGAACTTCCTGCCAAACTTCAACGATCCCAAATATCTCTGCGGCACCGCGGACTACGACATCCGTCAGGCCATCACGATCAACTCCGTCGCAGAGATCCCATTCCACAGTAAGAGCCGGTTCGCAAATGAAGTGCTTGGCGGCTGGCAGATCACGCAGATCTATAACTTCCAGACCGGCGTTCCTCTATCCGTCACAACGTCCACAGATATTGCTGGCGTCGGTACGGGAGGCGGTGCACAGTTCTACTCAATCGCACCTGGCGCTAACCTTGGAGCCTCAGGCGCATTCTCAGCCGGAACCTCCGATCAGAACTTCTGGTTCAACCCTGCTGCTTTCGTCGCACCCGCCACGGGCACATTCACACCGCAGCACAACCGCAACATCCTGCGTGCGCCGGGTGTCGAAAACTTCAACGCAGGCCTGCTGAAGCGGTTCAGCACCTTCGAAGGTCAGTACTTTACCTTCCGCTTTGAGGCGTTCGACTTTCCGAACCACCCCAACTGGTCTGCGCCCGACGTCAACCCTACAAGTTCCACCTTTGGACGTGTAACGAGCAAGACGGGTCAACGCTCCATGCAGGCAAGTCTCCGCTACAGCTTCTAA